A region from the Citrobacter koseri ATCC BAA-895 genome encodes:
- a CDS encoding YchJ family protein encodes MSQLCPCGSAVEYSLCCGPIVSGERVAPDPSHLMRSRYCAFVMKDANYLIRTWHPACGATAFRDDIVAGFAHTEWLGLTIFEESGSDAENTGYVSFVARFIEQGIPGAIIERSRFLKENGQWYYIDGTRPQFGRNDPCPCGSGKKFKKCCG; translated from the coding sequence GTGTCTCAGCTTTGTCCCTGCGGTAGCGCTGTCGAGTATAGCCTATGTTGCGGCCCTATTGTGTCCGGTGAGCGAGTTGCACCCGATCCGTCACATCTCATGCGTTCTCGCTACTGCGCTTTTGTGATGAAAGACGCAAATTACCTGATTAGAACCTGGCACCCCGCCTGTGGTGCAACCGCCTTTCGGGACGATATTGTCGCGGGGTTCGCCCATACTGAGTGGCTTGGGTTGACCATTTTTGAAGAGAGCGGGTCAGACGCGGAAAACACAGGGTATGTCAGTTTTGTGGCCCGTTTTATCGAACAGGGAATACCCGGCGCGATTATTGAACGTTCGCGTTTCTTAAAAGAAAACGGTCAGTGGTACTATATTGACGGTACGCGCCCCCAGTTTGGTCGAAACGATCCCTGCCCCTGCGGGTCCGGCAAAAAATTTAAAAAGTGCTGCGGCTAA
- the narI gene encoding respiratory nitrate reductase subunit gamma yields MHFLNMFFFDIYPYIAGSVFLIGSWLRYDYGQYTWRAASSQMLDRKGMNLASNLFHFGILGIFAGHFLGMLTPHWMYEAFLPIEVKQKMAMIAGGACGVMTLVGGVLLLKRRLFSPRVRATTTGADILILSLLVIQCALGLLTIPFSAQHMDGSEMMKLVGWAQSVVTFHGGASEHLEGVAFIFRLHLVLGMTLFLLFPFSRLVHIWSAPVEYLTRKYQVVRARR; encoded by the coding sequence ATGCACTTCCTGAATATGTTCTTCTTTGATATCTACCCGTACATTGCCGGGTCAGTGTTCCTGATTGGCAGCTGGCTGCGCTATGACTACGGTCAGTACACCTGGCGTGCGGCTTCCAGCCAGATGCTGGATCGCAAAGGGATGAACCTGGCTTCGAACCTGTTCCACTTCGGTATTCTGGGGATCTTCGCGGGTCACTTCCTGGGGATGCTGACGCCGCACTGGATGTACGAAGCGTTCCTGCCGATTGAAGTGAAGCAGAAAATGGCGATGATTGCAGGCGGCGCCTGTGGCGTGATGACGCTGGTTGGTGGCGTACTGCTGCTCAAACGCCGTCTGTTCAGCCCACGCGTGCGTGCAACGACCACGGGAGCGGATATTTTGATCCTTTCTCTGCTGGTGATTCAGTGCGCGCTGGGACTGCTGACTATTCCGTTCTCTGCGCAACATATGGACGGTAGCGAAATGATGAAACTGGTGGGGTGGGCGCAATCTGTGGTGACGTTCCACGGCGGCGCGTCTGAGCATTTAGAGGGCGTAGCGTTCATTTTCCGCCTGCACCTGGTGCTGGGGATGACGTTGTTCCTGCTGTTCCCGTTCTCGCGCCTGGTTCACATCTGGAGCGCGCCGGTCGAGTACCTGACGCGTAAATACCAGGTCGTGCGCGCCCGTCGCTGA
- the tdk gene encoding thymidine kinase has protein sequence MAQLYFYYSAMNAGKSTALLQSSYNYQERGMRTVVYTAEIDDRFGAGKVSSRIGLSSPAKLFNQNSSLFEEIRTENAQQTIHCVLVDECQFLTRQQVYELSEVVDQLDIPVLCYGLRTDFRGELFGGSQYLLAWSDKLVELKTICFCGRKASMVLRLDQAGRPYNEGEQVVIGGNERYVSVCRKHYKEALAEGSLTSIQEKHRHA, from the coding sequence ATGGCACAGCTATATTTCTACTATTCGGCAATGAATGCGGGTAAGTCGACTGCATTGCTGCAATCTTCATACAATTATCAGGAACGCGGGATGCGTACCGTTGTATATACAGCGGAAATTGATGACCGCTTCGGCGCCGGTAAAGTCAGTTCGCGTATCGGTCTCTCCTCGCCAGCAAAATTGTTTAACCAAAATTCATCGTTGTTTGAAGAGATTCGTACCGAGAATGCGCAACAAACAATACATTGCGTTCTGGTTGATGAGTGTCAGTTTTTGACTCGCCAGCAGGTGTACGAATTATCTGAGGTTGTTGACCAACTGGATATTCCGGTGTTGTGTTACGGACTGCGTACTGATTTTCGTGGCGAGTTATTTGGCGGCAGCCAATACTTACTCGCGTGGTCAGATAAACTCGTCGAATTAAAGACAATCTGTTTTTGTGGCCGTAAGGCAAGCATGGTATTGCGTCTTGATCAGGCTGGCAGGCCTTATAATGAAGGGGAGCAGGTTGTGATTGGTGGGAACGAGCGTTATGTCTCTGTATGCCGCAAGCATTACAAAGAAGCCCTTGCCGAAGGCTCCCTGACGTCGATTCAGGAGAAACACCGCCACGCGTGA
- the rssA gene encoding patatin-like phospholipase RssA: protein MRKIKIGLALGSGAARGWSHIGVIKALKHMGIDIDIVAGCSIGSLVGAAYACNKLPALEQWVCSFSYWDVLRLMDLSWRRGGLLRGERVFNQYRNVMPVLDFEQCTRRFGTVATNLSTGRELWFTEGDLHLAVRASCSMPGLMSPVAHNGYWLVDGAVVNPVPVSLTRAMGADIVIAVDLQHDAHLMQQDLLSLNVSNDNDESDDSLSWHARLKERLSSMTSRRAVTAPTAMEIMTTSIQVLENRLKRNRMAGDPPDILIQPFCPQISTLDFHRASAAIAAGQLAVEKKMDELLPLVRTDV from the coding sequence ATGAGAAAAATTAAAATAGGGCTGGCGCTAGGTTCCGGCGCCGCAAGAGGATGGTCGCATATTGGTGTCATCAAAGCCCTGAAACACATGGGCATTGATATCGATATCGTGGCGGGATGTTCAATTGGTTCGCTGGTTGGCGCCGCATACGCCTGCAATAAACTGCCCGCGCTTGAACAGTGGGTGTGCTCATTCAGTTACTGGGATGTCCTGCGCCTGATGGATCTCTCCTGGCGCAGAGGAGGGTTGCTGCGCGGCGAGCGCGTCTTCAATCAGTACCGGAACGTTATGCCGGTACTGGATTTTGAACAATGCACCCGACGTTTTGGTACGGTGGCGACCAACCTGAGTACAGGGCGAGAATTGTGGTTTACCGAAGGCGACCTGCACCTTGCGGTTCGCGCGTCTTGCAGTATGCCTGGCCTGATGTCTCCGGTGGCGCATAACGGCTACTGGCTGGTGGATGGCGCCGTCGTTAACCCTGTTCCTGTCTCTCTGACGCGTGCGATGGGCGCCGATATTGTTATTGCGGTCGATCTTCAGCACGATGCGCACCTCATGCAGCAAGATCTTCTGTCTTTGAATGTCAGCAATGATAACGACGAGAGTGATGATTCGCTCTCCTGGCATGCGCGTTTGAAAGAGCGCCTCAGCAGCATGACTTCACGCCGTGCGGTCACCGCGCCAACGGCGATGGAGATTATGACAACGTCCATTCAGGTGCTGGAAAACCGCCTTAAACGCAACCGAATGGCAGGCGACCCGCCGGATATTCTGATTCAACCGTTCTGTCCGCAAATATCCACGTTGGACTTCCACCGTGCCAGTGCCGCTATTGCTGCGGGACAACTGGCGGTAGAGAAAAAGATGGACGAACTTTTGCCTTTGGTGCGTACCGACGTTTAA
- the narH gene encoding nitrate reductase subunit beta, which translates to MKIRSQVGMVLNLDKCIGCHTCSVTCKNVWTSREGMEYAWFNNVESKPGVGFPNDWENQEKWKGGWVRKINGKLQPRMGNRAMLLGKIFANPHLPGIDDYYEPFDYDYQNLHTAPESKHQPIARPRSLITGQRMNKITSGPNWEEILGGEFEKRAKDQNFENMQKAMYGQFENTFMMYLPRLCEHCLNPACVATCPSGAIYKREEDGIVLIDQDKCRGWRMCITGCPYKKIYFNWKSGKSEKCIFCYPRIEAGQPTVCSETCVGRIRYLGVLLYDADAIESAASTENEKDLYQRQLDVFLDPNDPAVIEQALKDGVPQSVIDAAQQSPVYKMAMDWKLALPLHPEYRTLPMVWYVPPLSPIQSAADAGELGSNGILPDVESLRIPVQYLANLLTAGDTQPVLLALKRMLAMRHYKRAETVDGKLDTRALEEVGLSEAQAQEMYRYLAIANYEDRFVIPSSHRELAREAFPEKSGCGFTFGDGCHGSDTKFNLFNSRRIDAIDVSSKTEPHQ; encoded by the coding sequence ATGAAAATTCGTTCACAAGTCGGCATGGTGCTGAATCTCGATAAATGCATCGGCTGCCACACCTGTTCAGTGACCTGTAAAAACGTCTGGACCAGCCGTGAAGGTATGGAATACGCCTGGTTCAATAACGTGGAAAGTAAGCCAGGCGTCGGTTTCCCGAACGACTGGGAAAATCAGGAAAAATGGAAAGGCGGCTGGGTCCGTAAAATTAACGGCAAACTGCAACCTCGCATGGGCAACCGCGCGATGCTGCTGGGTAAAATCTTTGCTAACCCGCATCTGCCGGGCATTGATGATTACTACGAGCCGTTTGATTACGACTACCAGAACCTGCATACCGCGCCGGAAAGCAAGCATCAGCCGATTGCGCGCCCGCGCTCGCTGATCACCGGTCAGCGGATGAACAAAATCACCAGCGGTCCGAACTGGGAAGAAATTCTGGGCGGCGAATTTGAAAAACGCGCCAAAGACCAGAACTTCGAAAACATGCAGAAGGCGATGTACGGCCAGTTCGAAAACACCTTCATGATGTATCTGCCGCGTCTGTGCGAGCACTGCCTCAACCCGGCGTGCGTGGCGACCTGCCCGAGCGGCGCCATCTACAAGCGTGAAGAGGACGGCATCGTCCTGATTGATCAGGACAAATGCCGCGGCTGGCGTATGTGCATCACCGGTTGTCCGTACAAGAAGATCTACTTCAACTGGAAGAGCGGGAAGTCCGAGAAGTGTATTTTCTGCTATCCGCGTATTGAAGCGGGTCAACCGACCGTATGTTCCGAAACCTGCGTGGGTCGTATCCGTTACCTTGGCGTGCTGCTGTATGACGCCGATGCGATTGAAAGCGCAGCCAGCACGGAGAACGAGAAAGATCTGTATCAGCGCCAACTGGATGTGTTCCTCGATCCGAACGATCCGGCGGTCATTGAACAAGCGCTGAAAGACGGCGTTCCGCAGAGCGTTATCGATGCGGCGCAGCAGTCCCCGGTTTACAAAATGGCGATGGACTGGAAGCTGGCGCTGCCGCTGCACCCGGAATACCGTACGCTGCCGATGGTCTGGTACGTGCCGCCGCTGTCACCGATTCAGTCTGCGGCGGACGCAGGTGAACTGGGCAGCAACGGCATCCTGCCGGACGTGGAAAGCCTGCGTATCCCGGTTCAGTACCTGGCGAACCTGCTGACCGCAGGCGATACCCAGCCGGTACTGCTGGCGCTGAAACGTATGCTGGCGATGCGTCACTACAAACGTGCGGAAACCGTTGACGGTAAACTGGATACCCGCGCGCTGGAAGAAGTGGGGCTGAGCGAAGCGCAGGCGCAGGAAATGTACCGTTACCTGGCAATTGCGAACTATGAAGACCGTTTCGTTATCCCGAGCAGCCATCGTGAGCTGGCGCGTGAGGCGTTCCCGGAGAAAAGCGGTTGCGGCTTTACGTTCGGCGATGGTTGCCACGGTTCAGATACCAAATTCAACCTGTTCAACAGCCGCCGCATTGATGCCATCGATGTGAGCAGCAAAACGGAGCCGCACCAATGA
- the purU gene encoding formyltetrahydrofolate deformylase, with product MHSLQRKVLRTICPDQKGLIARITNICYKHELNIVQNNEFVDHRTGRFFMRTELEGIFNDVTLLADLDSALPEGSVRELNPAGRRRIVILVTKEAHCLGDLLMKANYGGLDVEIAAVIGNHETLRPLVERFDIPFELVSHEGLTRDEHDKQMADAIDAHQPDYVVLAKYMRVLTPEFVSRFPNKIINIHHSFLPAFIGARPYHQAYERGVKIIGATAHYVNDNLDEGPIIMQDVIHVDHTYTAEDMMRAGRDVEKNVLSRALYKVLAQRVFVYGNRTIIL from the coding sequence ATGCATTCACTACAACGAAAAGTTCTGCGCACTATCTGCCCCGATCAGAAGGGCCTCATCGCGCGTATTACAAATATCTGCTACAAGCACGAACTCAATATCGTGCAAAACAACGAATTTGTTGACCACCGGACCGGGCGCTTCTTTATGCGCACAGAGCTGGAAGGCATTTTTAATGATGTCACGCTGCTTGCCGATCTCGACAGCGCATTACCGGAAGGTTCGGTACGCGAGTTAAATCCTGCCGGGCGTCGCCGCATCGTCATTCTGGTCACCAAAGAAGCGCATTGTCTGGGCGACCTGTTAATGAAAGCCAACTATGGCGGGCTCGACGTTGAGATTGCCGCCGTAATCGGCAACCACGAAACCCTGCGACCTCTGGTTGAACGTTTTGATATTCCTTTCGAGCTGGTCAGCCACGAAGGGTTAACGCGCGACGAGCACGATAAACAGATGGCGGACGCCATTGATGCGCACCAGCCTGATTATGTCGTGCTGGCTAAGTATATGCGCGTCCTGACGCCGGAATTCGTTTCCCGCTTCCCGAATAAGATTATCAATATTCACCATTCGTTCCTGCCGGCTTTTATTGGCGCACGTCCTTACCATCAGGCTTATGAGCGTGGCGTGAAAATTATCGGCGCTACCGCGCACTACGTTAACGATAATCTGGACGAAGGCCCGATCATTATGCAAGACGTAATTCATGTCGATCACACCTATACGGCTGAGGATATGATGCGTGCAGGGCGTGATGTTGAAAAGAATGTGTTAAGCCGCGCATTGTATAAGGTGCTGGCCCAGCGTGTGTTTGTTTACGGGAATCGCACCATCATTCTGTAA
- the hns gene encoding histone-like nucleoid-structuring protein H-NS: MSEALKILNNIRTLRAQARECTLETLEEMLEKLEVVVNERREEESAAAAEVEERTRKLQQYREMLIADGIDPNELLNSMAAVKSGTKAKRAARPAKYSYVDENGETKTWTGQGRTPAVIKKAMEEQGKQLDDFLIKG, from the coding sequence ATGAGCGAAGCACTTAAAATTCTGAACAACATCCGTACTCTTCGTGCACAGGCAAGAGAATGTACCCTGGAAACGCTTGAAGAAATGCTGGAAAAATTAGAAGTTGTTGTTAACGAGCGTCGCGAAGAAGAAAGCGCCGCAGCAGCTGAAGTTGAAGAGCGTACCCGTAAACTGCAACAATATCGTGAAATGCTGATTGCCGACGGTATTGATCCGAACGAACTGCTGAATAGCATGGCTGCCGTTAAATCTGGCACTAAAGCTAAACGCGCTGCTCGTCCGGCTAAATATAGCTACGTTGATGAAAACGGTGAAACGAAAACCTGGACTGGCCAGGGTCGTACACCGGCAGTGATCAAAAAAGCGATGGAAGAACAAGGTAAACAACTGGACGATTTCCTGATCAAGGGATAA
- the galU gene encoding UTP--glucose-1-phosphate uridylyltransferase GalU → MAALNSKVKKAVIPVAGLGTRMLPATKAIPKEMLPLVDKPLIQYVVNECIAAGITEIVLVTHSSKNSIENHFDTSFELEAMLEKRVKRQLLEEVQSICPPHVTIMQVRQGLAKGLGHAVLCAHPVVGNEPVAVILPDVILDEYESDLSQDNLAEMIRRFDETGCSQIMVEPVEDVTAYGVVDCKGAALAPGESVPMVGVVEKPKADVAPSNLAVVGRYVLSADIWPLLAKTPPGAGDEIQLTDAIDMLIEKETVEAYHMKGKSHDCGNKLGYMQAFVEYGIRHNSLGAEFKAWLEDELGIKK, encoded by the coding sequence ATGGCTGCCCTAAATTCGAAAGTCAAAAAAGCCGTTATCCCGGTCGCGGGATTAGGAACCAGGATGTTACCGGCGACGAAAGCGATCCCGAAAGAGATGCTGCCGCTGGTTGATAAGCCATTAATTCAGTATGTCGTGAATGAATGTATTGCTGCGGGCATCACTGAAATTGTGCTGGTGACGCACTCTTCCAAAAACTCGATCGAAAACCATTTCGATACCAGCTTCGAGCTGGAAGCTATGCTGGAAAAACGTGTTAAGCGTCAGCTGCTGGAAGAGGTGCAATCTATTTGCCCTCCGCACGTAACGATTATGCAGGTGCGTCAGGGGCTGGCGAAAGGCCTGGGTCATGCCGTATTGTGCGCGCATCCTGTTGTTGGTAATGAGCCCGTCGCGGTGATTCTGCCGGACGTTATTCTGGATGAATACGAATCCGATCTGTCTCAGGATAACCTTGCTGAAATGATTCGTCGTTTTGACGAAACCGGCTGTAGCCAGATTATGGTTGAGCCTGTTGAAGATGTTACCGCGTACGGCGTTGTTGATTGCAAAGGCGCGGCGCTGGCACCGGGCGAAAGCGTGCCGATGGTTGGCGTTGTAGAGAAGCCGAAAGCGGATGTCGCGCCGTCTAATCTCGCGGTAGTTGGCCGTTATGTCCTGAGCGCGGACATCTGGCCTCTGCTGGCGAAAACCCCTCCGGGAGCGGGCGACGAAATTCAGCTGACCGACGCGATTGATATGCTGATCGAAAAAGAAACGGTCGAAGCCTACCATATGAAGGGCAAAAGCCACGACTGCGGTAATAAATTAGGTTACATGCAGGCGTTCGTTGAATATGGCATCCGTCATAATTCTCTGGGCGCTGAATTTAAAGCATGGCTTGAAGACGAGTTGGGTATTAAGAAGTAA
- the narJ gene encoding nitrate reductase molybdenum cofactor assembly chaperone, whose product MIELVIVSRLLEYPDAALWQHQQELFDALASSENLDKEDAQSLAVFLRDLTAQEMLDVQASYSELFDRGRATSLLLFEHVHGESRDRGQAMVDLMAQYEQHGLQLDSRELPDHLPLYLEYLAQLPKNDALGGLQDIAPILALLGARLQQRESRYAVLFDLLLKLANTVIDSDKVAEKIADEVRDDTPQALDAVWEEEQVKFFAEQGCGESEISAHQRRFAGAVAPQYLNITTGGQQ is encoded by the coding sequence ATGATTGAACTCGTCATTGTTTCGCGTCTGCTCGAGTACCCGGATGCTGCCTTATGGCAGCATCAACAGGAACTTTTCGATGCACTCGCGTCATCCGAAAACCTGGATAAAGAAGATGCTCAGAGTCTGGCGGTTTTCCTGCGCGATCTCACTGCGCAGGAGATGCTGGATGTACAGGCAAGCTACAGCGAACTGTTTGATCGCGGTCGCGCCACGTCGCTGTTGCTGTTTGAGCATGTTCATGGTGAATCCCGCGATCGCGGCCAGGCAATGGTCGATTTGATGGCGCAGTACGAGCAGCACGGCCTGCAACTCGACAGTCGTGAGTTGCCTGACCATCTGCCGCTGTATCTGGAGTATCTGGCGCAGTTGCCGAAAAACGACGCGCTTGGCGGCTTGCAGGACATCGCGCCGATTCTGGCGTTGCTGGGCGCACGTCTGCAACAGCGGGAAAGTCGCTATGCGGTGCTGTTCGATCTGCTGCTGAAGCTGGCTAATACCGTTATCGACAGCGACAAAGTGGCAGAGAAAATTGCGGATGAAGTCCGTGACGATACCCCGCAAGCACTGGATGCCGTCTGGGAAGAAGAACAGGTGAAATTCTTTGCTGAGCAGGGTTGCGGCGAGTCGGAGATTTCCGCTCACCAGCGTCGTTTTGCCGGGGCTGTCGCTCCGCAATATTTGAATATCACCACCGGAGGACAGCAATAA
- the rssB gene encoding two-component system response regulator RssB, translating into MTQPLVGKQILIVEDEPVFRSLLDSWFSSLGATTALAGDGLDALELLGSFTPDLMICDLAMPRMNGLKLVEHLRNRGDQTPILVISATENMADIAKALRLGVEDVLLKPVKDLNRLRETVFACLYPNMFNSRVEEEERLFRDWDAMVDNPVAAAKLLQELQPPVQQVISHCRINYRQLVAADKPGLVLDIAPLSDNDLAFYCLDVTRAGDNGVLAALLLRALFNGLLQEQLAHQNQRLPELGALLKQVNHLLRQANLPGQFPLLVGYYHSGLKNLILVSAGLNATLNTGSHQVQISNGVPLGTLGNTYLNQLSQRCESWQCQIWGAGGRLRLMLSAE; encoded by the coding sequence ATGACGCAGCCATTGGTCGGAAAACAGATTCTTATTGTGGAGGACGAGCCTGTATTTCGCTCGCTTCTGGATTCGTGGTTTTCCTCTTTGGGAGCGACAACGGCACTGGCGGGCGATGGTCTTGACGCCCTGGAGTTACTGGGAAGTTTTACGCCTGATCTGATGATCTGCGATCTTGCGATGCCAAGGATGAACGGTCTCAAACTGGTAGAGCATTTACGTAATCGGGGCGATCAGACCCCCATTCTGGTTATCTCGGCGACAGAAAATATGGCAGATATCGCCAAAGCGCTGCGACTGGGCGTTGAGGACGTCCTGCTAAAGCCAGTGAAAGATCTCAATCGTCTGCGGGAAACCGTCTTCGCCTGCCTCTATCCCAATATGTTTAATTCTCGGGTTGAAGAAGAAGAACGCCTGTTTCGGGACTGGGATGCGATGGTTGATAACCCGGTGGCGGCAGCAAAGCTGTTGCAGGAGTTGCAACCTCCGGTTCAGCAGGTTATCTCGCATTGCCGAATCAATTACCGCCAACTTGTTGCGGCAGACAAACCCGGTCTGGTGCTGGATATTGCGCCGCTGTCTGATAACGATCTCGCTTTTTATTGCCTCGACGTGACGCGGGCAGGGGATAATGGCGTACTGGCCGCGTTATTACTGCGGGCGCTATTTAATGGCTTATTGCAGGAACAGCTCGCTCATCAGAATCAGCGTTTGCCGGAACTGGGGGCGTTATTGAAACAGGTCAATCATCTGCTTCGGCAAGCGAATTTGCCGGGACAGTTTCCGCTATTAGTGGGTTATTACCACAGCGGTCTTAAAAATTTGATACTGGTTTCAGCAGGCCTGAATGCGACGTTAAATACAGGTTCTCACCAGGTACAGATCAGTAATGGCGTTCCGCTGGGCACATTGGGCAATACCTACCTGAACCAATTAAGCCAACGCTGCGAGTCATGGCAGTGCCAAATTTGGGGCGCGGGCGGGCGTTTGCGTCTTATGTTGTCTGCGGAATGA